The following coding sequences are from one Daphnia magna isolate NIES unplaced genomic scaffold, ASM2063170v1.1 Dm_contigs021, whole genome shotgun sequence window:
- the LOC123477396 gene encoding uncharacterized protein LOC123477396, giving the protein MKLLNYVKTIKQLQEQEELANVVIVDPGPILEIEAVVNENQLLDIVVPAEPSNNNGTSNRDVNVIEILNETDEGNMIVGPYMERLEAFITEVERITIVQILVNNLVTKNGKLDLFPPTEQRTTCFNRFNLSFLYFDVFSIQIT; this is encoded by the exons ATGAAACTGCTAAATTACGttaaaacaatcaaacaacTTCAAGAGCAAGAGGAATTGGCCAATGTTGTCATTGTTGATCCCGGACCGATTTTAGAAATTGAGGCAGTTGTTAACGAAAATCAATTATTAGACATAGTTGTACCTGCTGAACCTTCAAACAACAACGGAACCTCCAAC aGAGATGTTAACGTCATCGAAATTTTAAACGAAACTGACGAAGGAAATATGATTGTTGGACCCTATATGGAACGCCTTGAGGCTTTCATTACCGAAGTCGAGAGGATAACAATTGTCCAGATCCTTGTGAACAACTTGGTGACAAAGAATGGCAAACTTGATTTGTTTCCACCAACAGAACAAAGAACCACGTGCTTTAATCGCTTTAATCTGTCTTTCTTATATTTTGACGTGTTCTCAATACAGATTACTTGA
- the LOC116935939 gene encoding uncharacterized protein LOC116935939 — protein MSSSRWTENREVNKEIQKLKLQQQEQNLVTYFSSSSERSDSGTSAEENRSESSDNDLYSGTSDRNLTDESLRMTTENLLLHQDICARGQLIEFESSASDRDNRSAVSAAHFDNSLHNNDTSSLYTTTTDSAAIDYNTSTDSSYSDEILNNFDDIANENPIEEAFNGLTITERIAQIKIKTNCSLTTIAEISNLLRDLGHNIPKDPRTIMKTKVCDLTKLNNGVQCNSNSFVHLGLIEGIRKKLMNADKKLMMLILQFNIDGLPLWRSSRTQFWPIVCRIINCQDSSEFLVTLHCGVGKPLSVRSYLRPFLDELKALLNDGLLHFGQKFDIRIGAFCCDAPARALIKQIIGHTGYCACERCETHGMRSDNRTTFPQLTAALRTDESFRAGSDEHHHNSISPLEEIDNLDMVFDIPLDYLHLVCFGAMKRLLKMIWLEQHPDCLSKQQQRLINELIRLCAMQLPKEFNRKGRSLEDISNWKATEFRTFLLYTGIYILRNILPCHQYKHFIYFHVAIRILCNPKSTVDHIKYADQVLRHFVTNFSALYGDFHIVYNIHSLIHLAGDVLIHGALDTFSCFGFENYLGKLKRLLRNSRLPLKQIVRRLSEIDAMQSAMKRTGLNERCGKSKSYDTFATIIPQSKNDSYIIVPRARHPIVIKVTAMDSLYVTGYALRIEKRRDGNFEEFYSHPAKASELNVYKVRGLIRQKKWNKNEIKNAIKAVFLRNNVMRDYGLVIPLLHLSSQ, from the exons ATGAGTTCGTCTAGGTGGACAGAAAATAGGGAagtaaataaagaaatccaaaAGCTAAAACTTCAACAGCAAGAGCAAAATTTGGTTACTTATTTCAGTTCTTCATCAGAACGATCAg ATTCCGGAACAAGTGCTGAAGAAAATCGAAGCGAAAGTTCAGACAATGATTTATATAGTGGAACATCCGACAGAAATTTAACAGATGAAAGTTTAAGAATGACGACAG AAAATTTACTACTTCACCAGGACATTTGTGCTAGGGGACAATTGATTGAATTTGAATCTTCAG CCTCAGATAGAGATAACAGATCTGCGGTATCTGCGGCACATTTTGACAACTCCTTACATAATAATGACACATCATCTTTATACACAACAACCACAGATTCTGCTGCAATTGATTACAACACAAGTACCGATAGTAGCTACAGcgatgaaattttaaacaacTTTGATGATATTGCAAATGAAAATCCAATTGAGGAAGCTTTTAACGGACTAACCATTACGGAGCGTATCGCACAGATAAAAATCAAGACTAATTGTTCTCTAACAACTATCgctgaaatttcaaatctctTACGCGACTTGGGGCATAACATACCTAAGGATCCAAGAACCATTATGAAGACGAAAGTTTGCGACTTAACCAAGTTAAATAACGGTGTCCAATGCAACAGCAACTCATTCGTCCACCTTGGATTAATTGAAGggataaggaaaaaattgatGAACGCCGACAAAAAGCTGATGATGCTTATTCTTCAATTTAATATTGATGGTTTACCGCTCTGGAGGAGTAGCCGCACGCAATTCTGGCCAATTGTTTGTcgcattattaattgtcaagaTAGTAGTGAATTTCTCGTCACTTTACACTGTGGAGTTGGAAAACCGCTAAGCGTCAGATCATATCTTCGGCCTTTTTTGGACGAATTAAAAGCGCTTTTAAACGACGGATTACTTCACTTTGGGCAAAAATTTGACATTCGAATTGGCGCTTTCTGTTGTGACGCACCAGCTCGCGCATTAATCAAGCAAATCATTGGACACACGGGATATTGCGCATGTGAACGATGCGAAACACATGGAATGAGATCTGATAATAGAACGACGTTTCCACAACTAACGGCAGCTTTAAG AACTGATGAGTCTTTTAGAGCTGGTTCTGATGAACATCATCATAATTCCATTAGCCCTCTTGAAGAAATCGATAATTTAGACATGGTGTTTGACATACCGTTGGATTATCTTCACCTGGTTTGTTTTGGAGCCATGAAACGCCTTCTGAAAATGATTTGGTTGGAACAACACCCCGATTGCCTGAGtaagcaacaacaacgatTGATAAATGAATTAATCAGATTATGTGCCATGCAACTACCAAAGGAATTCAATCGAAAAGGTCGATCGCTTGAGGATATAAGTAACTGGAAAGCCACAGAATTTAGGACGTTTCTTCTCTACActggtatatatattttaagaAACATCCTCCCTTGTCATCAGTACAAacactttatttatttccatGTTGCTATTCGAATACTTTGCAATCCGAAATCTACGGTAGACCATATAAAATATGCCGATCAAGTCCTGAGACATTTTGTGACGAACTTTTCAGCTTTATATGGTGATTTTCATATTGTTTACAATATCCACTCTTTGATCCATTTGGCAGGAGACGTTCTTATTCATGGCGCGTTAGATACATTTAGTTGTTTTGGATTTGAAAACTATTTAGGAAAACTCAAAAGGCTTCTTAGAAATTCAAGACTTCCTCTCAAGCAAATTGTGCGAAGGTTATCAGAAATCGATGCTATGCAAAGTGCGATGAAGAGAACTGGATTAAATGAGCGTTGCGGAAAATCGAAATCATATGATACATTCGCTACTATCATTCCACAGTCTAAAAATGATTCCTATATTATCGTTCCAAGGGCTAGGCATCCAATAGTTATTAAAGTTACAGCTATGGATTCATTATATGTTACAGGTTACGCTCTTAGAATAGAAAAAAGGCGTGATGGTAACTTTGAAGAGTTCTACTCGCACCCAGCTAAAGCATCTGAATTAAATGTATATAAAGTGCGCGGCTTAATAAGGcagaaaaaatggaataaaaatgaaattaagaaTGCTATAAAAGCTGTTTTTCTAAGAAATAATGTTATGCGCGATTATGGTTTAGTGATTCCACTACTACATTTGTCATCACAGTAA
- the LOC123477400 gene encoding uncharacterized protein LOC123477400, protein MSAIVRFPEKPYKRYWVAKVYDDEVANKQVFSVLNPKWCQPEILKCQFPADMKVSEQVKQRGESMKPAESDWITFSYVYFSQTDDIKSAYRRVERLSKGETFEESEQVKRLRIANKKYADDYEIGEFSKASEKALSQESTRTTPPSVKKSLAKKPTQQNISNFPSIPNSSVPEVSGKRGVDRGKSLKAVIQTATVSTVSNSESLEKDMVAPEGLFKRNCQVTLTRYEDMSNDSGINIDTIEEPSHIEDFESSYQETTQASRATNASKVRDINFISQKRRGKIQKNTSELEMVLTPAQMSRLLIKMDQRSKRTEKMVIKDNRTAGVFSPSGLQLLKDKLPTMPFDDWSELVKFEDSIASDDGASIKNDLLAFLQMVPGTSVYQTAKNMMATLISIPLSQLCTFKGTSVIRDKGIQKNKFSQSCPTILACISAACLSRHHDKYDPNQFKTSLQKFFIESGDKNGGTEKRKRKINEKN, encoded by the exons ATGTCTGCAATAGTACGTTTCCCAGAAAAGCCATACAAGCGGTATTGGGTCGCAAAAGTTTACGACGATGAAGTGGCAAATAAACAGGTTTTCAGTGTTCTAAATCCTAAATGGTGTCAGCCagaaatattgaaatgccagTTTCCTGCTGATATGAAAGTTAGTGAACAAGTGAAACAACGTGGTGAGAGCATGAAGCCAGCGGAATCGGATTGGATAACTTTCTCATATGTGTATTTCTCTCAAACTG ATGATATTAAATCTGCATATCGGCGAGTTGAACGACTGAGTAAAGGAGAAACGTTTGAAGAATCTGAGCAAGTAAAGCGTTTGAGAATAGCGAATAAAAAGTATGCTGATGATTACGAAATCGGGGAATTTTCAAAAGCTAGTGAGAAAGCTCTATCGCAAGAATCGACCAGGACTACGCCGCCCTCAGTGAAAAAGTCGTTAGCCAAGAAGCCCACAcaacaaaacatttcaaatttcccaTCTATACCGAATAGTAGTGTCCCCGAAG taTCCGGAAAACGTGGGGTGGATAGAGGCAAATCTTTGAAAGCTGTCATTCAAACGGCCACAGTCAGCACTGTTTCAAATTCCGAATCATTAGAGAAAGATATGGTTGCGCCCGAAG gATTATTTAAGCGCAATTGTCAGGTCACGTTGACGCGATATGAAGATATGAGCAACGACTCTGGTATCAATATTGACACAATTGAAGAACCATCACATATAGAAGATTTTGAAAGTTCATACCAGGAGACAACGCAGGCATCTAGAGCGACCAATGCAAGCAAAGTCCGCGATATCAACTTCATCAGTCAAAAGAGACGAGGCAAAATCCAGAAAAATACTTCAGAATTAGAAATGGTGTT GACTCCTGCTCAAATGAGTCGTCTACTGATCAAAATGGATCAGCGAAGTAAGCGAACAGAAAAAATGGTGATTAAAGATAATCGTACTGCTGGAGTCTTTTCTCCTTCTGGACTTCAATTATTGAAGGACAAGCTTCCCACAATGCCTTTCGACGATTGGAGTGAACTTGTGAAATTTGAGGATAGCATAGCTAGCGATGATGGGGCTTCTATAAAGAACGATTTG TTGGCATTCCTACAAATGGTACCTGGTACTTCAGTATATCAAACTGCCAAAAACATGATGGCTACTCTGATATCCATACCGCTATCCCAGCTATGTACTTTTAAAGGAACATCTGTTATTCGTGACAAAGGAatacagaaaaacaaattttctcaATCTTGCCCAACTATCTTGGCTTGCATTAGTG cTGCCTGTTTATCCCGACATCACGATAAATACGACCCCAATCAATTCAAAACGTCTTTACAAAAGTTTTTTATTGAATCTGGAGATAAAAATGGGGgcacagagaaaagaaagagaaaaatcaacgaaaaaaattag